Part of the Lotus japonicus ecotype B-129 chromosome 6, LjGifu_v1.2 genome, GACTTGTACAACCATGTTGATAAGAATAAAAGGATAAGTTTAGGTGCTGGTGATGCTGCTGGTTCATTAAACTATTTTACGCGGAAAGGGGAGAAGGATTCTATGTTCTATTTCAAGTTCACGAGAACAGTTAATGATAATCTTGAAAATTAGTTTTGGTGTGATGGAACCAGTCGTCTTGACTACCAAGCTTTTGGAGATGTAGTAGTGTTTGACAGCACTTACAAAAAGAACAAGTACAACAAGCCTGTTGTTATATTTTCTGGTTACAATCATCACAAGGAGACTACCATTTTTGCCTGTGCATTGGTTTCTGACGAGACCGTGGATACTTACAAGTGGGTTTTGCAGAGATTGGAAGGAGCTATGTTTGGGAAGCATCCTAAAGCTTTCGTGACAGATGGAGATAAAGCTATGCGTGAGGCTATAAAGGTTGTGTTTCCAAATTCAACCCACAGCCTTTGTGGATGGCACATTCAGCAAAATGCAGTTAAGAAAATTCATTTGGCTAATTTCTTAGATGACTTTAACTATTTGATCTTTGGTAATTTCAGTCCTCAGCGGTTTGAATCAAAGTGGGAGTCTATGGTTGAAAAGTATGATCTTGGTGAGGACAAATGGATTAAACAAATGTATGAAACAAAGGAGATGTGGGCTGCTGCATTTATGAGAGCGAGATTTTTTGCTGCCATTAGGACTACCTCGCTATGCGAAGGTATCAACTCTTTCATTAAGAACTATGTGTCGTGCAAAAATAGCATGCTGGATTTCACTTATAATTTTGAGAGAGCTTTGGAAGAGTATAGGCACAATGAGTTATCCTCTGACTTTAGGTCATGTTATGGGGAGCCTGTGTTAACCACTGCTTTGAGTGGCATTGAACAAGGAGATGCAAAACTGTTGACCAGAAATATGTTTAGGGAAGTCAGGCATGTCATGGAACAAGCTTTGAGCCTTAACCTTGTTGAAAGGTCAGAGGTTTGCAACACTATAATGATAAAGCTGAGTGTGTGTGGCAGGTCCAGTTCTCAATTCTTGGTTGTTTATGATAAGAATCAGATTACATTTGAGTGTGATTGTGGGCTATCTGATTTTAAGGGCATTCCTTGTTCTCACATCATATGTGCTATGAGGATTGAGGACTTCACCACATTTCTTGCATCTCTTGTTTCCAACCGGTGGTTGAAGACTGCGAAGGTGGATTTCATACACACAATACCCTCCATTGAGTTTGATTCTGAAAAAGTGAAATTGTTGCGTAGAGATGCCATTTCAGCTGCATGCAATTTTCTTAGTGAATACGCCGCTGATGATGCTTCAGATTTTTCAGTCTTAATTGAGGATATATACAAACTGGTATCGAAAGTTCAGAAACGTCGTCATCTGAAATCTACTGAACGAAATTTATTTGTGATTCGTGATCCTATTGTTGTGAGAACCCGAGCTGCACGAAAGAAGTTGAAgactaagaagaagaaaagactcTGTTCTAATTGCAGAAAGAGTGGCCACACAATCAGGACATGTCCTACATTATTTGAGGGCGTCGGAGATGATGAAGGAGATTCATCAGTTGAGCTGGATGATGATAGCATTACTGAAAATGTAAGTCAATCTTGTTTCTTGTTTTTGGcattttgttattgttatttgtttatTGAAACTCAATgttttgattcttttctttgCAACTGCAGACTGTGGTGTCATTAGCAGGAGGAGATAATGGAGGTTCTACTTCAAGGCATATAGGCAAAGCTAAAAGAAAGGCAAGCGTAAACACCCTGTTTATTGATGCCTTGATTTATTTTACATCATTGTAATTGAATGAATATTAACTAATATTTTGGTACAAACTATAGGTTGGAGATAATGACAATGTTGGTAGTTTGGAAGCTAATGAACGCGATGTCTTATCACCAGCAGCAAGTCCACAAATTGATGTTGCAGGTCCTCTACTGAATTTTTGGGATGGAATGAATATGTTTCCTCAATTTCCCCCAACTAGCCAGATTTTCCATTCGTTCCCGCCATATTCCTTTTTCCCTTCTTCTAGTGGAAGTCAGCAGTTTTTGTCCACTATTCATGAGGTTGAGAGGAGAGCAAAGATGGCAAAGAAGGATTAGTTTAGTCCAAGTTACTGACATGCAATGACTTTTGTTTACCAAATTTGCAAAAACTTGATGTAATTTGTTGTTGCGGTCTGTTTATGTACTGGAAGATTTAGACAATGAtttttggactgggcgagaccccagggtccctcgcccaggggactTAACCTTAGGCGCGGAGCATGCCTGGGCCTTGGGCCGctctccccaaggcccaaccggcccatttagacagattaaaggcacgaaggcccaaccccaaatctataaataagggacggttaccaattgtaagggactcttagctcatttgacaataacaatattgaaattcagttatattttctctctctaagcagttaagAGCTCATCTCTCTAAAATCTCTGATCATATTCCACACACTCTTGGCACTATGCCctgattctatgttcttggcgagaacatttggcgtcgtctgtggggaGTAGTAGATTTcaattcccggactacgtggaacGTGATTCAGTTGCGTTAAGCTCGTCTTCTTTGCAGTTTTTCTTGGAAGATTGTGATACAGATCCTGCGCGATCCACGATTTGATTGGgagaagttcgattttctgCAAGAATTTGTGTGAGTTTGTGTGGTTGAATTCTCGGCCAGTCAACAAAGCCCGATGGAGCCTTCTCGACAACAACAAGGCAAGGAGCTGGAACAAAGCTACATCTCTTCCCCGCGCACTGCGAGGTTGAATCGACACCGCCGCGCAGAGGCACGTCGTGCTTTAAGCAAAGACTTGCGATTACAAAATGAGTGTCTTCAAGAACAGTTGAGTTACTATCACCTTCGGTAGTGGAATCAAGAAGAAAATGCAGCTGAGGTCGCTGCTGAGGTTAAGCCTTTCTCGGCAGCAATGCGGGAGGTGACAATGCCCGACGGTATGATACACCTCGCGTTGGAGGCGTACGGCGGGGaaaccgatccgaaggatcatttACTTCATTTCAATGCAAGGATGGCAATAAACGCGGTTTCTGACGCGGTAAAGGTTAGAATATTCCCATTCACGCTCCGAGGAGAAGCTATGGATTGGTTTGTGGCTTTGCCTCAGGGATCCCTAGCCAAGTTCCGcgacttctcatcaaaattccttgaTCACTTTTCTGCGAGAGCGATCGAGGACCTGTTTGACA contains:
- the LOC130724955 gene encoding protein FAR1-RELATED SEQUENCE 5-like — translated: MTEKENGSKRHRIVMATVVAWCGRCPEIAEINEESRVNLSNSGGMNESEDPDDISGNYDGDDVVNNEEGQQQCKLIPELSIDEIRELEFLSEQDAIEFYQHYAQFKGFGVRKDDVRRDAKGDVISRQLVCNREGERHEKHLKKVSRVKEAKPITRVSCQAKFRVRFEAKSKKWRVFYFEPEHNHDLTPAQQVHLIPIFRELTNGDKAQVDTLKLYGVRSCNIMGLMMGQKGGHDSVGFLKKDLYNHVDKNKRISLGAGDAAGSLNYFTRKGEKDSMFYFNRLDYQAFGDVVVFDSTYKKNKYNKPVVIFSGYNHHKETTIFACALVSDETVDTYKWVLQRLEGAMFGKHPKAFVTDGDKAMREAIKVVFPNSTHSLCGWHIQQNAVKKIHLANFLDDFNYLIFGNFSPQRFESKWESMVEKYDLGEDKWIKQMYETKEMWAAAFMRARFFAAIRTTSLCEGINSFIKNYVSCKNSMLDFTYNFERALEEYRHNELSSDFRSCYGEPVLTTALSGIEQGDAKLLTRNMFREVRHVMEQALSLNLVERSEVCNTIMIKLSVCGRSSSQFLVVYDKNQITFECDCGLSDFKGIPCSHIICAMRIEDFTTFLASLVSNRWLKTAKVDFIHTIPSIEFDSEKVKLLRRDAISAACNFLSEYAADDASDFSVLIEDIYKLVSKVQKRRHLKSTERNLFVIRDPIVVRTRAARKKLKTKKKKRLCSNCRKSGHTIRTCPTLFEGVGDDEGDSSVELDDDSITENTVVSLAGGDNGGSTSRHIGKAKRKVGDNDNVGSLEANERDVLSPAASPQIDVAGPLLNFWDGMNMFPQFPPTSQIFHSFPPYSFFPSSSGSQQFLSTIHEVERRAKMAKKD